A DNA window from Mycoplasmopsis pullorum contains the following coding sequences:
- a CDS encoding DDE-type integrase/transposase/recombinase, which translates to MKQLKEIQWLELFEKYHDYKNGVLGKNEFESFYRSIRGVSYFDNKSRYTRKYFVSKYNRYNLGMIDLNSQTGKATKKGKGTGRPKKRKITPVEIARKEWEKMPKEQLIEILEIFKDSFDKNNIEVDISKVRKSSISSRRLSVTFNKSKSTIHNIKNGQEKTKKFVINKNKHDVLIIEAFKKNKCLFGIVRLANYIREKYQIYLNYRTLGRIMNRLGLFCVIRIKRKQREQKDTSVKFLDLVQRDYNGENNQIIATDVTYIPAPRDCVNNFVFLSIAIDHRSKYIVNYNISKTNDLELVMKHMSKIKFNKKWIAHSDHGFQYSSKKYLESIQNNNGVVSMARIGNSLDNREVEYFSQF; encoded by the coding sequence ATGAAACAATTAAAAGAAATACAATGATTAGAATTATTTGAAAAATATCACGATTACAAGAACGGAGTTTTAGGCAAAAATGAATTCGAATCTTTTTATCGCTCAATTAGAGGTGTGAGCTATTTTGATAATAAGTCACGATACACAAGAAAATATTTCGTATCAAAATATAATAGATATAATTTAGGAATGATTGATTTAAACTCACAAACAGGTAAAGCTACTAAAAAAGGAAAAGGTACAGGTCGACCAAAAAAGAGAAAAATAACACCAGTAGAAATTGCTAGAAAAGAATGAGAAAAAATGCCAAAAGAGCAATTAATTGAAATTTTGGAAATCTTTAAAGATTCTTTTGATAAAAATAATATCGAAGTTGACATATCTAAAGTCAGGAAATCATCAATTTCATCAAGACGTTTAAGCGTTACCTTTAATAAATCTAAATCAACTATTCATAACATTAAAAATGGTCAAGAGAAAACTAAGAAATTTGTAATAAATAAGAATAAACATGACGTTCTAATAATCGAAGCATTTAAAAAGAATAAATGCTTGTTTGGAATAGTAAGGTTAGCAAATTATATTAGAGAAAAATATCAAATTTATCTTAATTATAGGACTTTAGGAAGAATTATGAATAGATTAGGATTGTTCTGTGTAATCCGTATAAAAAGAAAACAAAGAGAACAAAAAGATACAAGTGTTAAATTCTTAGATCTTGTTCAGCGTGACTACAATGGTGAAAATAATCAAATAATAGCAACAGACGTTACCTACATTCCTGCACCTAGAGATTGTGTAAACAATTTTGTATTTTTATCTATTGCAATCGACCATAGAAGTAAATATATTGTAAATTACAACATTTCAAAAACAAATGATTTGGAACTTGTTATGAAACATATGTCTAAAATCAAATTTAACAAAAAATGAATAGCACATTCTGACCATGGATTTCAATATTCATCAAAAAAATATTTAGAATCAATTCAAAACAATAATGGTGTAGTTTCTATGGCGAGAATTGGAAATTCATTAGATAACCGAGAAGTTGAATATTTTTCTCAATTTTAA
- a CDS encoding DpnII family type II restriction endonuclease encodes MKKNQINEKLFVKTLLTKNKKYDYFVNWDNVTSQIENSIEINAMNSLIKCNDFKNKFFELLEKVPTVITVFPLLIAISKDSRKRIKLGNSNLEVLNEDGFVEEFDFSIKKAKKGINEKEKEIYYRFFEKIGLKKLFQEIIEKSVYDYITGVLVGLDSNGRKNRSGLVFEEMCKEIIESICKDYDINLLVQNKFKNLENFNIRINNNISGKKPDFILYKGNTFLNIEVNFYGSAGSKPQETIDSYINRKQELNNNNIEFILITDGYFWQTVQENLLEKAFNNILLMNYQTAKSGELRKQIKEIFNLK; translated from the coding sequence ATGAAAAAGAATCAAATAAATGAAAAACTATTTGTCAAAACTTTATTGACAAAAAACAAAAAATATGATTATTTTGTTAACTGAGACAACGTAACAAGTCAAATAGAAAATAGCATTGAAATCAACGCTATGAATTCATTAATAAAATGCAATGATTTTAAGAACAAATTTTTTGAATTACTAGAAAAAGTGCCTACTGTAATAACTGTTTTTCCTTTATTAATCGCAATTTCGAAAGACTCTAGAAAAAGAATAAAATTAGGTAATTCAAACCTTGAGGTTTTAAATGAAGATGGTTTTGTGGAAGAATTTGATTTTTCTATAAAAAAAGCAAAAAAAGGTATAAATGAAAAAGAAAAAGAGATATATTATAGATTTTTCGAAAAAATAGGATTAAAAAAATTGTTTCAAGAAATTATAGAAAAAAGTGTTTATGATTATATTACTGGTGTTTTGGTTGGTTTAGATAGTAATGGTAGAAAAAATAGAAGTGGTTTAGTTTTTGAAGAAATGTGCAAAGAAATAATTGAATCTATATGCAAAGATTACGATATTAATTTATTAGTTCAAAATAAGTTTAAAAATCTAGAAAATTTCAATATAAGAATAAACAATAACATTTCAGGTAAAAAACCTGATTTTATCCTATATAAAGGTAACACATTTTTAAATATTGAAGTTAATTTCTATGGTTCTGCTGGTTCAAAACCACAAGAGACAATTGATAGTTATATAAATAGAAAACAAGAATTAAATAATAACAATATAGAATTTATTTTAATAACAGACGGTTATTTTTGACAAACTGTGCAAGAAAATCTTCTAGAAAAAGCTTTTAACAACATCTTATTAATGAATTATCAAACAGCAAAATCAGGAGAATTAAGAAAACAAATAAAAGAAATATTCAATTTAAAATAA
- a CDS encoding DNA adenine methylase gives MKNDIKPFVKWVGGKTQLIEEIKKRLPKKIKNYFEPFLGGGAVLFNLQPKKAYVNDINAVLINAFNVIKTNPNHLIENLKELDEKECTKEFFYEKREQFNKKIIANEFDIELASLFVFLNKKCFNGIYRVNSKGLFNVPFNNKTKVRSYDKENILKISNYLQNVEISNLDFEESLKQAQKGDFIFIDSPYVPLNSNTFESYTKEGFNLESHIRLSKVFKTLDEKGCFVMLTNHNTDLIRDLYSEYNIETVNVKRNVNSDGKNRKGFEVIITNYEY, from the coding sequence ATGAAAAATGATATTAAACCTTTTGTAAAATGAGTAGGTGGTAAAACTCAATTAATTGAAGAAATTAAGAAAAGACTTCCTAAAAAAATCAAAAATTATTTTGAACCATTTCTAGGTGGAGGGGCAGTTTTATTTAATTTACAACCCAAAAAGGCATATGTAAATGATATTAATGCTGTTCTTATAAATGCATTTAATGTCATAAAAACTAACCCGAATCATTTAATAGAAAATTTAAAAGAACTGGATGAAAAAGAATGCACTAAAGAATTTTTTTACGAGAAAAGAGAACAATTTAACAAAAAAATAATAGCAAATGAATTTGATATAGAGTTAGCATCATTGTTTGTTTTTTTAAACAAAAAATGTTTTAATGGCATATATAGAGTTAATTCAAAAGGTTTGTTTAATGTTCCATTTAACAATAAAACCAAAGTACGTTCTTATGACAAAGAAAATATTTTAAAAATCAGTAATTATCTTCAAAATGTAGAAATTTCTAATTTAGATTTTGAAGAAAGTTTGAAACAAGCTCAAAAAGGAGATTTTATCTTCATAGATAGTCCTTATGTTCCTTTAAATTCAAACACATTTGAATCTTATACAAAAGAAGGTTTTAATTTAGAAAGTCATATTAGGTTGTCAAAAGTATTTAAAACTCTTGATGAAAAAGGATGTTTTGTAATGCTAACAAATCATAATACTGATTTAATTAGAGATTTATATTCTGAATATAATATAGAAACAGTTAATGTCAAAAGAAATGTAAATAGTGACGGTAAAAATAGAAAAGGATTTGAAGTTATAATTACTAATTATGAATATTAG
- a CDS encoding IS3 family transposase, whose protein sequence is MKKMPKEQLIEILEIFKDSFDKNNIEVGISKIEKSSISSRRLSVTFNKSKSTIHNIKNGQEKTNKLVINKNKHDDLIIEAFKKNKCLFGRVRLANYIREKYQIYLNYRTLGRIMNRLGLFCVIRRKRKQREQKDTSVKFLDLVQRDYNGENNQIIATDVTYIPAPRDCVNNFVFLSIAIDHRSKYIVNYNISKTNDLELVMKHMSKIKFNKKWIAHSDHGFQYSSKKYLESIQNNNGVVSMARIGNSLDNREVEYFFSILKSECLKLIDVTKINFSELKSIIDNFILWYNNERIQSSLKWKTPQDFWGVCGQ, encoded by the coding sequence ATGAAAAAAATGCCAAAAGAGCAATTAATTGAAATTTTGGAAATCTTTAAAGATTCTTTTGATAAAAATAATATTGAAGTTGGCATATCTAAAATCGAGAAATCATCAATTTCATCAAGACGTTTAAGCGTTACCTTTAATAAATCTAAATCAACTATTCATAACATTAAAAATGGTCAAGAGAAAACTAATAAATTAGTAATAAATAAGAATAAACATGACGATCTAATAATCGAAGCATTTAAAAAGAATAAATGCTTGTTTGGAAGAGTAAGGTTAGCAAATTATATTAGAGAAAAATATCAAATTTATCTTAATTATAGGACTTTAGGAAGAATTATGAATAGATTAGGATTGTTCTGTGTAATCCGTAGAAAAAGAAAACAAAGAGAACAAAAAGATACAAGTGTTAAATTCTTAGATCTTGTTCAGCGTGACTACAATGGTGAAAATAATCAAATAATAGCAACAGACGTTACCTACATTCCTGCACCTAGAGATTGTGTAAACAATTTTGTATTTTTATCTATTGCAATCGACCATAGAAGTAAATATATTGTAAATTACAACATTTCAAAAACAAATGATTTGGAACTTGTTATGAAACATATGTCTAAAATCAAATTTAACAAAAAATGAATAGCACATTCTGACCATGGATTTCAATATTCATCAAAAAAATATTTAGAATCAATTCAAAACAATAATGGTGTAGTTTCTATGGCGAGAATTGGAAATTCATTAGATAACCGAGAAGTTGAATATTTTTTCTCAATTTTAAAATCTGAGTGTTTAAAATTAATCGACGTGACAAAGATAAATTTTTCCGAATTAAAATCAATTATCGACAATTTTATACTTTGATACAACAATGAGAGAATTCAATCTTCATTGAAATGAAAAACACCTCAAGATTTTTGAGGTGTTTGCGGACAATAA
- a CDS encoding MurR/RpiR family transcriptional regulator yields the protein MKMKIFESIIIKNNFKPSDIDNYIINYIETNPKEFAQMTQSEICERIFVSQTAVSRFAKKIGFSTFKHLQIYVAAYLEKYQPKNDITLRELDSLENIKKNVFDQYTNLIKMVFTSIDNKQIQILVNLIANNKNIVIFGIGTSYMMGKYFAEQLLKVGVHSVVFNTIYDFVDFYPSALDNNHNFLIISQNFANTDCVKVAKILKRDMINFSLITKNKSEALKNDTKINLITYSTFITKNIQFSITNKIAILMILDIILFSLFHKKDPEFKNISLAQEVLKASIIDE from the coding sequence ATGAAAATGAAAATCTTTGAATCAATTATTATAAAAAATAATTTTAAACCTTCTGATATTGATAACTATATTATTAACTATATTGAAACAAATCCAAAAGAGTTCGCTCAGATGACTCAGAGTGAAATTTGCGAGCGTATTTTTGTTTCACAAACGGCCGTTTCGCGTTTTGCAAAAAAAATCGGTTTTTCGACCTTTAAACACTTACAAATTTATGTAGCAGCATATTTAGAAAAATATCAACCAAAAAACGATATTACACTACGAGAATTAGATAGTTTAGAAAACATCAAGAAAAATGTTTTTGATCAATATACCAATTTAATTAAAATGGTTTTTACCAGCATTGATAACAAACAAATTCAGATTTTAGTTAATTTAATTGCAAATAATAAAAATATCGTTATTTTTGGTATTGGAACTTCCTACATGATGGGAAAGTATTTTGCTGAACAATTATTAAAAGTCGGAGTGCATTCAGTTGTATTTAACACTATTTATGACTTTGTTGATTTTTATCCGAGTGCATTAGATAATAACCATAATTTTTTAATCATTTCGCAAAATTTTGCAAATACTGACTGCGTCAAGGTTGCTAAAATCTTAAAAAGAGACATGATCAACTTTTCTTTAATTACTAAAAACAAGAGTGAAGCGCTAAAAAATGATACAAAAATAAATTTAATTACCTATTCTACTTTTATTACTAAAAATATTCAATTTAGTATTACAAACAAAATTGCAATTCTGATGATTTTAGATATAATTCTATTTTCACTATTTCATAAAAAAGATCCAGAATTTAAAAATATTTCGTTAGCTCAAGAGGTCTTAAAAGCTTCAATTATTGATGAATAA
- the kduI gene encoding 5-dehydro-4-deoxy-D-glucuronate isomerase: protein MKTYYAKSAEEVKTLDTNKLRENFLVENLFVDEKIQLNYLHYDRIIAFGAKPVHETLNLELSSEIGSKFFLERRECGIINLGGAGEIHFDGGVEVLENRDGLYLPVGNQKVAFKSLDPKNPALFYGFSTLGLKEYPVTKVNIKEAKAIHLGSAAESNTRTIYQFFHPNVCQTNSLLMGMTILEPNNMWNTMPCHTHERRTECYLYFDLSEEHRVFHFMGQPQETRHLVVKNNDFVISPSWSIHSGVGTSNYSFIWAMGGENLDYTDMQGVKTKDLK from the coding sequence ATGAAAACTTATTATGCAAAATCTGCAGAAGAAGTTAAAACATTAGATACAAATAAATTAAGAGAAAACTTTTTAGTTGAAAATTTATTTGTCGATGAAAAAATTCAATTAAACTATCTTCACTACGATCGTATCATCGCATTTGGTGCTAAACCGGTTCACGAAACATTAAACTTAGAATTAAGTAGTGAAATTGGTTCAAAATTCTTCTTAGAAAGAAGAGAATGTGGAATCATTAATCTTGGTGGAGCTGGAGAAATCCACTTTGATGGTGGTGTGGAAGTTTTAGAAAATAGAGATGGTTTATATTTACCAGTTGGTAATCAAAAAGTTGCTTTTAAATCACTAGATCCAAAGAATCCTGCATTATTCTACGGATTTTCAACATTAGGATTAAAAGAATATCCTGTTACAAAAGTTAATATTAAAGAAGCTAAAGCAATCCATTTAGGAAGTGCTGCAGAAAGCAATACAAGAACAATTTATCAATTTTTCCATCCAAATGTTTGTCAAACAAACTCGCTATTAATGGGGATGACAATCTTAGAACCTAATAATATGTGAAACACAATGCCTTGTCATACACATGAAAGAAGAACAGAATGTTATCTATACTTTGACTTAAGTGAAGAACATCGTGTTTTCCACTTCATGGGGCAACCACAAGAAACAAGACATTTAGTTGTTAAAAACAATGATTTTGTTATATCACCATCATGATCAATTCACTCAGGTGTTGGAACATCAAATTACTCATTTATCTGGGCTATGGGAGGTGAGAATTTAGATTATACCGACATGCAAGGTGTTAAAACTAAAGATCTAAAATAA
- a CDS encoding glycoside hydrolase family 88 protein, translating to MFINNNKELIDIAKLEKNWEKVDKKFLENAIEKAIAQIDRNIEYFGDSFQSPNTFSNIYKKMDNIEWTDGFWSGLVLLAYEYTKNPKYLDLAKKHVDSYYDRIVNKIEVNHHDMGFLYSLSCVAYYKLTKDEKAKEAALLAADNLASRYLDEAKFIKAWGNMNEEENYRLIVDCLLNIPLLYWASQNSNDLKRQNYYNIAIEHFNTSLHTVIREDGTTFHTYYFDPKTNQPLFGKTRQGYSDDSCWARGQSWGVYGIPLTLKYAANDPKLDKDTLAIHQKVVNQFLNNIGLDNVAYWDLIFNNDDTHSRDSSASAITVCGLLEVSKFLDSQELKDTYLKISKSIVYSLATKYANLEEHLGSPILFHGVYSWHTNKGVDEGNIWGDYFYLEALMRLYMDWDPYW from the coding sequence ATGTTTATCAATAATAATAAAGAATTAATCGATATAGCAAAACTTGAAAAAAACTGAGAAAAAGTTGATAAGAAATTTTTAGAAAATGCGATTGAAAAAGCGATTGCTCAAATCGATCGTAATATTGAATATTTTGGAGATTCATTCCAAAGTCCAAACACATTTTCAAATATCTACAAAAAAATGGATAACATTGAATGAACTGATGGATTTTGAAGTGGATTAGTGTTATTAGCTTATGAATACACTAAAAATCCAAAATATTTAGACTTAGCCAAAAAACATGTTGATTCATATTACGACAGAATCGTAAATAAAATTGAAGTTAATCACCATGACATGGGATTTTTATACTCTCTTTCATGTGTTGCTTACTACAAATTAACTAAAGACGAAAAAGCTAAAGAAGCTGCCTTATTAGCTGCTGATAATTTAGCATCAAGATATCTTGATGAAGCTAAATTCATTAAGGCTTGAGGTAACATGAACGAAGAAGAAAACTATCGTTTAATTGTTGACTGTTTATTAAACATTCCGCTTTTATACTGAGCAAGTCAAAATAGTAATGATTTAAAACGTCAAAATTACTACAACATTGCAATTGAACATTTCAATACTTCGTTACATACTGTAATTCGTGAAGATGGTACAACATTCCACACCTACTACTTTGATCCAAAAACTAATCAACCATTATTTGGAAAAACCAGACAAGGTTATTCAGATGATTCATGTTGAGCACGTGGTCAATCATGAGGTGTTTATGGAATTCCATTGACATTAAAATACGCTGCAAATGATCCAAAATTAGACAAGGATACACTTGCAATTCACCAAAAAGTTGTTAATCAATTTTTAAATAACATTGGTTTAGATAATGTTGCATACTGAGATTTAATTTTTAATAATGATGATACTCACTCACGTGACTCATCAGCATCAGCAATTACTGTGTGCGGATTATTAGAAGTTTCAAAATTCTTAGATTCACAAGAATTAAAAGATACCTACTTAAAAATTTCTAAATCAATCGTTTATTCTTTAGCAACTAAATACGCTAACTTAGAAGAACACTTAGGAAGTCCAATTTTATTCCACGGTGTTTACTCATGACACACAAACAAAGGTGTTGATGAAGGAAATATTTGAGGAGATTACTTCTACCTTGAAGCATTAATGAGATTATATATGGATTGAGATCCATATTGATAG
- a CDS encoding PTS sugar transporter subunit IIB, with protein MAVIIHARVDERLMHGQASIWMQVNGANSVIVANDDVATNQTQQDLMKVTVPQGVRISFYSLDKLIEIWPKASEWQKFYLVVKDIDSMHKLWKAGLPIKEVNIGNTHTREDRKKITSSVNLSESERALIKEMHEAGVLFNTQTLPGVTKGLVETSKLIED; from the coding sequence ATGGCTGTTATTATTCACGCAAGAGTTGACGAAAGATTAATGCACGGACAAGCTTCAATTTGAATGCAAGTTAATGGTGCTAACTCAGTTATTGTTGCTAATGATGATGTAGCAACAAACCAAACACAACAAGATTTAATGAAAGTTACTGTACCACAAGGTGTTAGAATTAGTTTCTATTCATTAGACAAATTAATCGAAATCTGACCAAAAGCTTCTGAATGACAAAAATTCTATTTAGTTGTTAAAGATATCGATTCAATGCACAAATTATGAAAAGCTGGTTTACCAATTAAAGAAGTAAACATCGGAAATACTCACACTAGAGAAGATCGTAAAAAAATTACTTCATCAGTTAATTTAAGTGAAAGCGAAAGAGCTTTAATTAAAGAAATGCATGAAGCTGGTGTGTTATTTAATACTCAAACCTTGCCAGGTGTTACAAAAGGTTTAGTAGAAACAAGTAAATTAATCGAAGATTAA
- a CDS encoding PTS sugar transporter subunit IIC, translated as MITWAHALFIGLWAAIAVTGTLLGNYTATPLIYATGVGVILSGVDKDALANCIIVGAAGQTVWLGFGISQGGVRPPDPIAPGIFAPVVAISARAAAQTEGLMSITDAGVYIGYSVPVGILMQLIITVLFTGMAPLSQLATNAVKKGKMWLFSIYSNTTLVSLMILTFAFGCAVGFGAEHLAKVANNLPEWLRTGFRVAGGMLPALGFALILKVMLKKEYMGFALLGYFLALVFNAISVATGTNFSVLGLAIAITAFVLIIISIPKLVGLDKLQPQAAATPAHSNTQNEKGEYEDGI; from the coding sequence ATGATAACATGAGCACATGCTTTGTTTATTGGTTTATGAGCTGCTATTGCGGTTACGGGGACACTACTTGGTAACTATACAGCTACACCGCTTATTTATGCAACTGGTGTTGGTGTAATTCTTTCAGGTGTTGACAAAGACGCATTAGCAAACTGTATTATTGTCGGTGCTGCTGGTCAAACTGTTTGACTAGGTTTTGGTATTTCGCAAGGAGGGGTTAGACCACCTGATCCAATCGCACCTGGTATTTTCGCTCCAGTGGTGGCTATTTCTGCTCGTGCAGCAGCTCAAACTGAAGGGTTAATGTCAATTACTGACGCCGGAGTTTACATCGGATATAGTGTTCCAGTTGGAATTTTAATGCAATTAATTATTACAGTGTTATTTACAGGTATGGCACCACTTAGCCAACTTGCTACTAACGCAGTTAAAAAAGGTAAAATGTGATTATTCTCAATTTACTCAAACACAACATTAGTATCATTAATGATTTTAACTTTTGCCTTTGGATGTGCTGTTGGTTTCGGAGCAGAACATTTAGCAAAAGTTGCTAACAACTTACCAGAATGATTAAGAACCGGATTTAGAGTAGCTGGTGGAATGCTTCCAGCACTTGGATTCGCTTTAATCTTAAAAGTTATGTTGAAAAAAGAATACATGGGATTCGCACTTTTAGGATATTTCTTAGCTCTTGTATTCAACGCAATTTCAGTTGCAACCGGAACAAACTTCTCAGTTTTAGGATTAGCAATTGCAATTACTGCATTCGTGTTAATTATTATTAGTATTCCAAAATTAGTTGGATTAGATAAATTACAACCACAAGCTGCAGCTACACCTGCACACTCAAATACACAAAATGAGAAAGGAGAGTATGAAGATGGAATCTAG
- a CDS encoding PTS system mannose/fructose/sorbose family transporter subunit IID: MESRNDFVQIQNDGQLETKKLSLWIFIWISLRSYLLQNGFNYANFQGIGYSNVIYPALKRIYGAKTTQLRDALVSNLEFFNSNSQTITLITSVHLSLLAAGQSLDDARTIKMSLMGPLAGIGDSLTQYAIFPLMSIIAIGFAQSGSILGPVAFLLGMNIILITIRLSLGILGYKLGERVISSLAVQMQTIIRVSSMIGVAVIAALAVRLTKVNFALEFAQRIDAGAQGFQIKVISVQQILNNIVPLLAAGLWVIFIYIMLTKYKWTPYKVIIVTVLVGVTAGVFGILGA, encoded by the coding sequence ATGGAATCTAGAAATGATTTTGTTCAAATTCAAAATGATGGTCAATTAGAAACTAAAAAGTTATCTTTATGAATTTTTATTTGAATTTCTCTTCGTTCATATTTATTACAAAATGGATTTAACTACGCAAACTTCCAAGGGATTGGATATTCTAATGTTATTTATCCAGCACTTAAAAGAATTTATGGTGCAAAAACTACACAATTAAGAGATGCCTTAGTATCAAACTTAGAATTTTTTAACTCAAACTCACAAACAATTACTTTAATTACATCAGTTCACTTATCATTACTTGCAGCAGGTCAATCTTTAGATGACGCACGTACTATTAAGATGTCATTGATGGGACCTCTTGCTGGTATTGGTGACTCATTAACACAATACGCGATTTTCCCTCTTATGTCGATTATTGCGATTGGTTTTGCTCAAAGTGGATCAATTTTAGGACCTGTTGCATTCCTTTTAGGAATGAACATTATCTTAATTACTATTAGATTATCACTTGGTATTTTAGGATACAAATTAGGAGAAAGAGTTATTTCTTCATTAGCTGTGCAAATGCAAACAATTATTAGAGTTTCATCAATGATCGGGGTTGCTGTTATTGCTGCTTTAGCAGTTAGATTAACCAAAGTGAACTTCGCTTTAGAATTTGCTCAAAGAATTGATGCTGGTGCACAAGGTTTTCAAATTAAAGTTATTAGCGTACAACAAATTTTAAATAACATCGTGCCATTATTAGCTGCTGGATTATGAGTAATCTTCATCTACATAATGCTTACTAAATACAAATGAACACCATATAAAGTTATCATTGTAACTGTTTTAGTTGGAGTGACAGCTGGGGTGTTTGGAATCTTAGGAGCTTAA
- the yajC gene encoding preprotein translocase subunit YajC, with protein MNQNVITILAESNTNTSSTNAWAYAVQNIGVWVLGGLILIYLIFVIAVFPYLRKKRYEKDQKRKEELIASIKVDDEVLLASGMFGIVKEKQGQILFVEIADNTVVKVNKNYILGFYNEDIAKRLKSKTKKGKKK; from the coding sequence ATGAATCAAAATGTAATTACAATACTTGCTGAATCAAATACCAATACTAGCTCAACCAATGCTTGAGCCTATGCTGTGCAAAATATTGGAGTTTGAGTACTTGGTGGATTAATTTTAATTTATTTAATTTTTGTGATTGCTGTATTTCCTTACTTACGCAAAAAGCGTTATGAAAAAGATCAAAAACGTAAAGAAGAATTAATTGCAAGTATCAAAGTTGATGATGAAGTTTTATTAGCAAGCGGAATGTTTGGAATTGTCAAAGAAAAACAAGGTCAAATTCTTTTTGTTGAAATTGCTGATAATACAGTAGTTAAGGTAAATAAAAATTACATTTTAGGATTCTATAACGAAGACATTGCTAAAAGATTAAAATCAAAAACAAAAAAAGGAAAAAAGAAATAA
- the kduD gene encoding 2-dehydro-3-deoxy-D-gluconate 5-dehydrogenase KduD: protein MFNLDYFSVKDKVIIVTGGNTGLGLAYAKALGKSGAKVVVSHFDTNTAEIETFAKENNFELLLVQGNLTLENDVDLLVQKTLEKFGRIDVLINNAGTIIREPLLEYKKESWHRVIDINLNAVWFLSQKVAQVMKKQGGGKIVNVASMLSFQGGKFVPAYTASKHAVAGLTKAFANELAEFNIQVNAIAPGYINTANTAPIRADEKRNAEILSRIPANHWGETEELMGTIVFLSSKASDYINGAIIPVDGGWLSR from the coding sequence ATGTTTAATTTAGATTACTTTTCAGTTAAGGATAAGGTTATTATTGTTACTGGTGGAAACACTGGTCTTGGATTAGCTTATGCCAAAGCTTTAGGTAAGAGTGGAGCAAAAGTTGTAGTAAGTCACTTTGACACAAATACAGCTGAAATCGAAACTTTTGCCAAAGAAAATAACTTTGAATTATTGCTAGTTCAAGGGAATTTAACTTTAGAAAATGATGTTGATTTATTGGTACAAAAAACACTTGAAAAATTTGGTCGTATAGATGTTTTAATTAACAACGCTGGAACCATTATTCGTGAACCTCTTTTAGAATACAAAAAAGAATCATGACACAGAGTTATTGATATTAACTTAAATGCAGTGTGATTTTTAAGTCAAAAAGTTGCACAAGTAATGAAAAAACAAGGTGGTGGAAAAATTGTTAACGTTGCTTCAATGTTGTCATTCCAAGGTGGAAAATTCGTTCCTGCCTACACTGCAAGTAAGCACGCAGTTGCTGGTTTAACTAAAGCTTTTGCAAACGAATTAGCTGAATTTAACATTCAAGTTAATGCAATCGCACCTGGATACATTAATACTGCAAATACTGCACCTATTCGTGCAGACGAAAAAAGAAATGCTGAAATTTTATCAAGAATTCCAGCCAACCACTGAGGTGAAACTGAGGAATTGATGGGAACAATTGTGTTCTTATCATCTAAAGCAAGTGACTACATCAACGGTGCAATTATTCCGGTTGATGGAGGTTGATTATCTCGTTAG